The DNA window AAAAAAAAATTGAGGCTTGCGCCTCATTTTTTCAGGTCATCCCCCAAAAGGGGGGTCTGAACAGTAACCGAGCTACGCTTTTTGCGGGCTGAAAGAAAATAAGGCTAGGTTTTTAATTATTTTTTCGCGGTTTTTAAAATTGCCAGGGTGAACTTGGGCAGGGCCAAGAGGCGCCTGGCGCGCCGGGGTTCTTTTAACAGGCGGTAGAGCCATTCCAGCTTTAGTTTCTGGAAGGCGGCCGGGGCGCGTTTGACCTGGCCGGACAGCACATCCAGGGTGCCCCCAACGCCGATGGCTACGGGGATATTAAGATCGGCCAGGTGCTGGCGGATCCAGAACTCCTGCCGGGGGGCCCCCAGGGCCACCAGGAGGATGCGGGGCTTTTTAGCCTTTATATCGGCCAGAAGCTGGTTATTTTCCTGTTCATTCAGGTAGCCGTGGCTGACGCCGGTGATATTTAAGCCGGGATGCAGTGCTTTGAGGCGGCTTGCAGCCTCCGCCGCCACGCCGGGCTTGCCGCCGTAAAAATAGAGGGACCAGCCCTTTTGGGCGGCCAGGGGCAAAAGGGCCTGCACCAGGTCGATGCCGGTAACCCGCTCGGGGACGGGGGTCCCCAGCTTGCGGGCTGCCCAGACCACGCCGGAGCCATCGGGGGTGACCAGGCCGGCTTTCCGGATCACTTCTTTTAAGGCCGGGTCCTGCCAGGCCTGGTGGATGATCTCGGCGTTCAAGGTAATGACCTGGCGGGGCTTTTCCTTTTTAATAAAACCTTCTATTATATTGAGGGCTTCGGACATGGTGACGGCATCCACCCGGACGCCGCGAATGGTGATTTGCTTTGTTTTAACCATTTTTTTCCCTTCAGGCTAACTCAATACCTGTTTTAATTATCTCGTCAACCAATCCGATCTGCTCTGCGTAATCCTTCATGGTATAGGGCTGAGGCTGGATGTCTATTTTATACCCTAACGCATGCAGCAATAGGAATGTAATCCCATCTACACGGGACATGTGCTCGAAAGCAGGCGAAAACACCGCAAGGTCGACATCACTGTCTTTTGTGAAGCTACCCTTCGCACAGGAACCAAATAAGATCACCTTCTCGACAGGAATCTGCTGCTTCAATTTGCTGATATAATCTGTCGCTACACTAAGAACTTCTTGAGGGATTGTACCCATGCAAACGTCTCCCTTGTTTTATCGATGATTTCCTGGGTTTCAACTTTAGTTAGCATGGTTGTAAGCTTCTCTTTATAAGTTGGATACCTTGCAGATATATAGAATGCCAACAGCCTTACAAAGACGGATGTACACTCATCTTTCCGGCGGTCAAAGTCATGGGCAGTTAAGTTTTTGCGAAACTCCTCACGTTCGCACAAGTTATTGAATACCAAAGCAATGTTATGAGTTCTGGCGGGCTCTTCCCCTGTGTAAAGAACATAGATACCCTTCACTATTTTCTCAACGGCCTGTTGGCACATGAACACAGCGTATAGATACTTTCCGGCATCAAACATTGCCCCGGCTGTATCCAGGTCATACTGAGCGTATTCTTCCCAGTGACTGAATCTATCTTTGTTATCCATGTTGACTAGCCTCCAAACCAACCTAACATTAGCAGGGAATCTGTTATTTTAGGGGATCTCGGCTCTTCATATCCATTATAAGGAAATATTGGGGACGAGTCAACGAATAAAGGAAATGGGGACATACCTGCTGAACCCGGGTTAATCTTTGGGGATAGAAACATCTCCAACTTGTGGGGGTTCTTGTTTGGTTATTTGCTCGATGGTCCGCCGGGTGCGTTCGGCGGAGGGCATCCAGTAGCTGAGGCCGTTAATGGTGCGGTAGTCCCCCGGCAGCATTACGGTTTCCAGGTTGGCGGTGCCGGCTTCCAGGAACACCTTGGCCAGGCCGATCATTTCCGGCAGGCTCAGGTTGGTGTTAATATGGCTGTAAACCTCGGTGCCCAGCCGGGGCAGTTTTAAGATGGTAGCCGCTTTAAAGGCCTGAGTGCTGACGGCCCCTAAAAACTGCTGCTGGCGGCGGATGCGGGTAAGGTCGTCCCCGTCGCTCCGGTAGCGCACATACTGCAGGGCCTTGTCACCGTCCAAGACCTGGCGGCCCGGACGGAGGTCGATGCCTTCCGGCGGATAGTGCATTCGTTTTTCAACTTCGTACTCCACACCGCCCAGGATGTCGATCACGGCCCGGAAGGCATCGAAGTTGACCTGTGCGTACTTGTTGATGGGGACGTCTAAAAGGCCGGAGACTGTTTTGGCTAACAGCTTTGCCCCGCCGAAGGCATGGGCATGGTTAAGTTTACCGAAACCCCGGCCGGGAATCTCGGCATAGGTATCCCGGGGGATGGACAGGACCTGCACCCGGGAGACCTTGGGATCTAAAAAGGCGACCATAATGGTGTCGGCCCGGGCCGGTTCTTTAGTCCGCTGGTCGGTGCCGATTAAGAGGATAGCGGACCGGCTGTTTTTTATCTCTCTCTCCGGTGCGGACGGGCCGGGTATTTTCTGGACGGCCCGGCGCAAAATATCGTCGGAATATTGATAGGCAACATAGGCTATAGCCAGAAAAGCCACCAGGCTGGCAGCCAATATGGGTAAAAGGAGGCTTTTTTTCTTTTGCTGCCTGCGCCTTGGGGGGCGGCCCCAGAACTCTTCGTAATCGAAATCGTCGTTATCTTTGGACACCAACTAACATCCCCTTTTTATGTTATCGTGTTACAGTAAAGACGTTTAACCGCCGCAATTTGTTCCTGCGTCTTATTTAATCTTGTTCTTGCTTCCTGCTTCTTGCTTCCTGTACGGGACACACCTGCTGAAGTCTGGGCCTGTCGTTTAAGGAATGGGGACACACCTGCTGAAGTCTGGGCCTGCCTTTGGGGACAGGAATGTCCCCGAATAAGCAGAATGTCCCCGATTATGGATGGACAATTACGGTCTGGGTGGCCTCCTGCCATTCGAACCTGGCGCCCAACAGCTCTCCCACAGCCCGCAGGGGGACCATGGTGCGGCCGTTAACAAGCTGGGGCGCTACCTCCAGGCTGACGGGCTTTCCATTCACTTTAGCCAAGGGTTCGCCAATGACCAGGACAACTTCCCGGCCGCGCAGGCGGTAGGTGACCGCTTGGGTGGCCTGGTCCCACCCCACCTGGGCGCCAAGGGCTTCGCCCAGGAAGCGAAAAGGGAGCATGGTGCGGCCCTGCTGGGTTAAAAAAGGGGCCGCATCCAGGGTATGGGCTGTCTGCCCGACAAAGGCGGTAGGCCGGCCGATGGTAAGGAAGATGGGCTGGGGCCGGCTGGCTTTGATTCTGGACAGTCTTTGCTCCAGCTCCCCAATCCGGGTGTTTAGCTCTGCGAGAGCCGAAGAAGCCCCTGCCAGTTCCTGGGACAGGTAAAGCTGGACAAAGCCCCTGGTGACCAGGGGGTCTTCCTTGCTGCCTGGTTCAAGCTGGTTGGCCAGGGCCAGCCCCCCGGCCAAAGCCAAAGAGGCGGCGATTATTATAAGTGCTAAGGGCTTGTTTAACCCAAGGAGCTTTTTCATAGAACCTCCAGATTTAAGGAAAGGGGACACACCTGCTGAAGCAAAAGCTTGTCTTTGGGGACAGGAATGTCCCCAATATATCCCTCTTTTCCGATAGAATGTGCTTAAACTAAGGTTACGGGAATATACCAGCTTAAGTGCAACTGTACGCGGAATGTCCCCAATTCTTGTTCTAGCTTCCTGCCGTTTTTTTTCCCAAAAAATACTCTTCGACAACACTGGCGGTTTTCCTGTTTGTAAAAAGGCAAATCTGCTGGAACCAGGGGAAATATGAGGGGGAAATGTTATGTCTGGCGATATGCCAAAGGCAATATGCCAAAATTGCGATCTGCGCCAATTTTCTGACCTTTTTATGTTTCTGCGAAAAAATTAAAAATTTTTTCAAATAAGGCTTGCAGGAATTCTTCCAGGGGTATAAAATAGATTCAGGGAAATAAGGCGTAATTGGCGAGGGATTGTGGGATGTTTCACTTGATACATAGGTTCAATAGCACATTATTTTTTCGCTGCGCTTGTGCTTGTACTCACAATCTTGGTTGATGAAAACTATATTTATGAGAAGGAGGCTTGGATAAGGATGAAAAACACCACAACTTTGCTGCAAAAAGAGCGTAATTACTTGCTGAACCAGTGGATTAACGCCAGGGAAACAGAAAAGGCACGCATCCTGGTCAGGCTGATGGATATCGACGACCAGCTGGACGTTGCCAAGAAAATGCTGATGCAAAAACCCCGCAAAAAGGTGATCTAAGGAATGGGGACACACCGCTTAAATTAGTGGTCAGAGGTCAGGAGTCGGAAATCAGAATAGGCTACGGGAATATACCAGCTTAAGTGCAACGGAACGCGGAATGTCCCCGAATAAGTTGGGGACACACCGCTTAAATTAGTGGTCAGAGGTCAGGAGTCAAAATAGGCCAAGGGAATATGCCCGCTTTAGTTCAACGGAACGCGGAATGTCCCCGAGTGAATGGTCCCCAGTTCATATTTGGCGCAGGGCTAATTAACTAATTAACCTGCGCCATTTGATTTCTGGTCAGACGGTACAGGGCGCTGCCCAGCCATTCCTCCGGCACCACCCGCGCGGTTTGTCCCTGCCAGGGTGCGGGAACCGTGGGGGCGAAGATTTTAGGAATGGCACTGGTGTCTACTCCCCGGGCAATCTTGTAGTGGAGCCAGAGGTTTTCCGGGTTGATGGCGAAATCGGTTTCCAGGTAGTGCCGGAAAGTGAGCACCAGCCTGGGCAGGTGGGCAAAAAAGACCTCCGGCCTGGTCAGTTCGGCCAAAAGGGCGCCCATAATGATCTCGTCGGCCGGGGTGATTTCCATGGTGAACAGGTTTTCCAGCTCTACCTTTTGCTCGTTTACCACAATGGGATCGATAAACTTCTCCACCTCTTGCAGAACTCTCTGGTCTATGCTGATATAATAGTCCAGCTCCACCGACAGGGCTTCGCTGATAGCTGCGGCCAGACCTTGAGGCCCCTCTGCCTGGAAGATGGTTTCCAGGGAACGGGCTTTTTTATTTGGTCTGCCCGGCATGGGCCGTT is part of the Syntrophomonadaceae bacterium genome and encodes:
- a CDS encoding nucleotidyltransferase domain-containing protein; this encodes MGTIPQEVLSVATDYISKLKQQIPVEKVILFGSCAKGSFTKDSDVDLAVFSPAFEHMSRVDGITFLLLHALGYKIDIQPQPYTMKDYAEQIGLVDEIIKTGIELA
- a CDS encoding WecB/TagA/CpsF family glycosyltransferase; amino-acid sequence: MVKTKQITIRGVRVDAVTMSEALNIIEGFIKKEKPRQVITLNAEIIHQAWQDPALKEVIRKAGLVTPDGSGVVWAARKLGTPVPERVTGIDLVQALLPLAAQKGWSLYFYGGKPGVAAEAASRLKALHPGLNITGVSHGYLNEQENNQLLADIKAKKPRILLVALGAPRQEFWIRQHLADLNIPVAIGVGGTLDVLSGQVKRAPAAFQKLKLEWLYRLLKEPRRARRLLALPKFTLAILKTAKK
- a CDS encoding LCP family protein is translated as MSKDNDDFDYEEFWGRPPRRRQQKKKSLLLPILAASLVAFLAIAYVAYQYSDDILRRAVQKIPGPSAPEREIKNSRSAILLIGTDQRTKEPARADTIMVAFLDPKVSRVQVLSIPRDTYAEIPGRGFGKLNHAHAFGGAKLLAKTVSGLLDVPINKYAQVNFDAFRAVIDILGGVEYEVEKRMHYPPEGIDLRPGRQVLDGDKALQYVRYRSDGDDLTRIRRQQQFLGAVSTQAFKAATILKLPRLGTEVYSHINTNLSLPEMIGLAKVFLEAGTANLETVMLPGDYRTINGLSYWMPSAERTRRTIEQITKQEPPQVGDVSIPKD
- a CDS encoding HEPN domain-containing protein, which gives rise to MDNKDRFSHWEEYAQYDLDTAGAMFDAGKYLYAVFMCQQAVEKIVKGIYVLYTGEEPARTHNIALVFNNLCEREEFRKNLTAHDFDRRKDECTSVFVRLLAFYISARYPTYKEKLTTMLTKVETQEIIDKTRETFAWVQSLKKFLV